In one Bradyrhizobium cosmicum genomic region, the following are encoded:
- a CDS encoding TonB-dependent siderophore receptor — MLRSAVLATASAVVLVPQASLAQSSTQSGAQNLPSVTVTAPEVRRRAASTAPRRAQRPVQSANNSKPQPQRNVGFVETPRGPVHGYVANRSSSGTKTNTPIMQTPQSVSVIGAEQIRDQKPTKLDEALRYTAGVRAGTFGADTRNDWWLIRGFKSDDIGLFLDGMQLFYTAYASWRLPPSNMERIEVLRGPSAVLYGGSSPSGIVNVISKLPPAEPIRYIEAGVNNFGNAYVGFDVGGPVATQPKDGKQDGKLFYRVVGEVRNGDTQVNFTPDNNYFIAPSFTWKPDADTTFTVLASASKTDTRGINFLPYKGTVTSAPFGKIPTSFFAGDPGVDKFTREQEMLGYQFERNLTDDVTFRQNARFAHVDLTYRGYVGSGWDNANTATLARYNWYAKDTANQADLDNQLEYRFNTGPVKHTMLFGVDLKGYQIDDYQAFGFGVPSINVLNPAYGAAETPLPTAPFRNFQITQKQAGTYLQDQMKLGNFTLVLSGRNDWVETTQAARDTGATVGQRNDSKFSGRAGLIYNFDNGIAPYISYATSYNPIIGLNAANQLFLPETGQQAEIGVKVAPKGFDGYFTASLFDLKRQNVPSAAPGAIVTLQNQTGEVTSRGIELEAVANATKELKLIGAFTAYHLFNSKDIDPSVIGKAPTNTPELLVSGWADYTFRDGPLEGFGFGGGVRYVGSSWADAVNTLEVPAVVLGDLAVHYEWQNWRTAINVINLTDKIYVASCASESSCFYGDRRRVTASVSYKW; from the coding sequence ATGCTGCGGTCAGCCGTATTGGCGACCGCGTCCGCTGTCGTATTGGTGCCGCAGGCATCGCTGGCCCAATCGTCGACGCAGAGCGGCGCGCAGAATCTGCCGTCGGTCACCGTCACCGCGCCGGAAGTGCGCCGCCGCGCCGCCTCGACCGCGCCGCGCCGCGCGCAGCGCCCGGTGCAAAGCGCCAACAACAGCAAGCCGCAGCCGCAGCGCAATGTCGGCTTCGTCGAGACGCCGCGCGGTCCGGTGCACGGCTACGTCGCCAACCGCAGCTCGTCGGGCACCAAGACCAATACGCCGATCATGCAGACGCCGCAGTCCGTCTCGGTGATCGGTGCCGAGCAGATCCGCGACCAGAAGCCGACCAAGCTGGACGAAGCTCTGCGCTACACCGCCGGCGTGCGCGCCGGCACCTTCGGCGCCGATACGCGCAACGATTGGTGGCTGATCCGCGGCTTCAAATCCGACGACATCGGATTGTTCCTCGACGGCATGCAGCTGTTCTACACGGCCTATGCGAGCTGGCGGCTTCCGCCGTCCAACATGGAGCGGATCGAAGTGCTGCGCGGTCCGTCCGCGGTGCTCTATGGCGGCTCGAGCCCGAGCGGCATCGTCAACGTCATCAGCAAGCTGCCGCCGGCCGAGCCGATCCGGTACATCGAGGCCGGTGTCAACAATTTCGGCAACGCCTATGTCGGCTTCGATGTCGGCGGTCCCGTCGCCACGCAGCCCAAGGATGGCAAACAGGACGGCAAGCTGTTCTACCGCGTCGTCGGCGAGGTCAGGAATGGTGATACCCAGGTCAATTTCACGCCCGACAACAATTATTTCATCGCGCCGTCGTTCACCTGGAAGCCGGATGCCGACACCACCTTCACGGTCCTCGCCTCGGCATCGAAGACCGACACCCGCGGCATCAATTTCCTGCCTTACAAGGGCACGGTGACCAGCGCGCCGTTCGGCAAGATCCCAACCAGCTTCTTCGCCGGTGATCCCGGTGTCGACAAGTTCACGCGCGAGCAGGAGATGCTCGGCTACCAGTTCGAGCGCAATCTCACCGACGATGTGACGTTCCGGCAGAATGCGCGCTTCGCGCATGTCGACCTGACATATCGCGGCTACGTCGGCAGCGGTTGGGACAACGCCAATACGGCCACGCTCGCTCGCTACAATTGGTATGCGAAGGACACGGCCAACCAGGCCGATCTCGACAACCAGCTGGAGTATCGCTTCAACACCGGCCCGGTGAAGCACACAATGCTGTTCGGCGTCGACCTGAAGGGCTACCAGATCGACGACTATCAGGCTTTTGGGTTCGGTGTGCCCTCGATCAATGTCCTCAATCCCGCTTACGGTGCGGCCGAGACTCCATTGCCGACCGCTCCGTTCCGCAACTTCCAGATCACGCAGAAGCAGGCAGGCACCTATCTCCAGGACCAGATGAAGCTCGGCAATTTCACGCTGGTGCTGAGCGGCCGCAACGACTGGGTCGAGACCACGCAGGCTGCCCGTGACACCGGCGCCACCGTCGGCCAGCGCAACGACAGCAAGTTCAGCGGGCGGGCAGGGCTGATCTACAATTTCGACAACGGCATTGCGCCCTATATCTCCTATGCGACCAGCTACAATCCGATCATCGGCCTCAACGCCGCAAACCAGCTATTCCTGCCGGAGACCGGCCAGCAGGCCGAAATCGGCGTGAAGGTCGCGCCCAAGGGATTCGACGGCTACTTCACCGCCTCGCTGTTCGATCTGAAGCGCCAGAACGTGCCGTCCGCCGCGCCGGGCGCCATCGTGACGTTGCAGAACCAGACCGGCGAGGTTACCTCGCGGGGCATCGAGCTTGAAGCGGTGGCCAATGCCACCAAGGAACTGAAGCTGATCGGCGCGTTCACGGCCTACCATCTCTTCAACAGCAAGGACATCGACCCGTCGGTGATCGGCAAGGCACCGACCAACACGCCCGAGCTGCTGGTCTCGGGCTGGGCGGACTACACCTTCAGGGACGGACCGCTCGAAGGCTTCGGTTTCGGCGGCGGCGTCCGCTATGTCGGCTCCTCCTGGGCCGATGCCGTCAACACACTCGAGGTCCCCGCGGTGGTGCTCGGCGATCTCGCGGTCCACTACGAATGGCAGAACTGGCGCACGGCCATCAACGTGATCAATCTGACCGACAAGATCTATGTCGCGAGCTGCGCCTCGGAATCCTCCTGCTTCTACGGCGACCGCCGGCGCGTCACCGCCAGCGTCTCCTACAAATGGTAG
- a CDS encoding NADH-quinone oxidoreductase subunit A, giving the protein MSGILQNYLPLVVFIGVAGLIGLVLLIAPFIVAFQQPDPEKLSAYECGFNAFDDARMKFDVRFYLVAILFIIFDLEVAFLFPWAVAFGKLGATGFWSMVVFLGVLTVGFAYEWKKGALEWD; this is encoded by the coding sequence ATGAGCGGCATTCTGCAGAACTATCTTCCACTCGTCGTCTTCATAGGGGTCGCGGGCCTGATTGGCCTCGTGCTCCTGATCGCGCCTTTCATCGTGGCTTTCCAGCAGCCCGATCCGGAAAAGCTGTCGGCGTATGAGTGCGGTTTCAATGCCTTCGATGACGCCCGCATGAAGTTCGACGTCCGCTTCTACCTGGTCGCCATTCTCTTCATCATCTTCGACCTCGAAGTGGCGTTCCTGTTTCCCTGGGCCGTGGCGTTCGGCAAGCTTGGCGCGACCGGCTTCTGGTCCATGGTGGTGTTCCTCGGCGTACTGACGGTTGGGTTCGCCTACGAATGGAAGAAAGGCGCACTCGAATGGGATTGA
- a CDS encoding NuoB/complex I 20 kDa subunit family protein → MNPAPSAGPVLAPAPKGILDPSTGKPVGANDPFFLEVNSELSDKGFFVAATDDLITWARTGSLMWMTFGLACCAVEMMQVSMPRYDVERFGFAPRASPRQSDVMIVAGTLTNKMAPALRKVYDQMPEPRYVISMGSCANGGGYYHYSYSVVRGCDRIVPIDIYVPGCPPTAEALLYGVLLLQKKIRRTGTIER, encoded by the coding sequence TTGAACCCTGCACCATCGGCCGGTCCGGTCCTCGCGCCGGCCCCCAAGGGCATCCTGGATCCGTCGACCGGCAAGCCGGTCGGGGCCAATGATCCGTTCTTTCTCGAGGTCAATTCGGAGCTGTCCGACAAGGGCTTCTTCGTCGCCGCGACCGACGACCTCATCACCTGGGCGCGCACCGGCTCGCTGATGTGGATGACCTTCGGTCTCGCCTGCTGCGCGGTCGAGATGATGCAGGTGTCGATGCCGCGCTACGACGTCGAGCGCTTCGGCTTTGCGCCGCGGGCCTCGCCGCGCCAGTCCGACGTGATGATCGTCGCGGGCACGCTGACCAACAAGATGGCGCCTGCGCTGCGCAAGGTCTACGACCAGATGCCGGAGCCGCGCTACGTCATCTCGATGGGCTCCTGCGCCAATGGCGGCGGCTATTATCACTATTCCTATTCGGTCGTGCGCGGCTGCGACCGCATCGTGCCGATCGACATCTATGTGCCGGGCTGCCCGCCCACGGCGGAAGCGCTGCTCTACGGCGTGCTGCTGCTGCAGAAGAAGATCCGGCGTACCGGCACCATCGAACGCTAA
- a CDS encoding NADH-quinone oxidoreductase subunit C, whose product MDDAKLDALGQTIVSALPGAATAHAVAFNQLTVDVEASKIVEVVKYLRDDPNCRFINFTDITAVDYPDREKRFDVIYHFLSPTLNTRIRLRAHADETTQVPSLIEVFPGADWFEREAYDLYGVIFVGHPDMRRLLTDYGFEGHPLRKDFPTTGFLEVRYDDQEKRVVYEPVKLNQEFRKFDFLSPWEGADYPLPGDEKAGPKA is encoded by the coding sequence ATGGACGACGCCAAGCTCGACGCCCTGGGGCAGACGATCGTGAGCGCGCTTCCGGGCGCCGCCACCGCTCACGCGGTGGCTTTCAACCAGCTCACGGTTGACGTCGAGGCCAGCAAGATCGTCGAGGTGGTCAAGTACCTCCGCGACGATCCGAATTGCCGCTTCATCAACTTCACCGACATCACGGCGGTGGACTATCCGGATCGCGAGAAGCGCTTCGACGTGATCTATCATTTCCTGTCCCCGACGCTGAACACGCGGATCCGGCTTCGGGCCCATGCCGACGAAACCACGCAGGTGCCGTCGCTGATCGAGGTGTTCCCCGGCGCCGACTGGTTCGAGCGCGAGGCCTACGACCTCTATGGCGTGATCTTCGTCGGCCATCCCGACATGCGCCGCTTGCTCACCGATTACGGTTTCGAGGGCCATCCGCTGCGCAAGGATTTCCCGACCACCGGCTTCCTCGAGGTCCGCTACGACGACCAGGAGAAGCGGGTGGTGTACGAGCCCGTCAAGCTCAACCAGGAATTCCGCAAGTTCGATTTCCTCTCGCCTTGGGAAGGAGCGGACTATCCGCTTCCCGGTGACGAGAAGGCGGGACCGAAGGCCTGA
- a CDS encoding NADH-quinone oxidoreductase subunit D codes for MNEQPEQLRNFTINFGPQHPAAHGVLRLVLELDGEVVARVDPHIGLLHRGTEKLIEQKTYLQAIPYFDRLDYVAPMNQEHAFCLAAEKLLGIEVPRRGQLIRVLYCEIGRILSHLLNVTTQAMDVGALTPPLWGFEEREKLMVFYERASGSRMHAAFFRVGGVHQDLPQKLVDDIEAWCDPFLKVVDDLDRLLTANRIFKQRNVDIGVVPLKEAWEWGFSGVMVRGSGAAWDLRKSQPYECYAEMDFDIPIGKNGDCYDRYLIRMEEMRQSVRIMKQCLQKLNAPDGKGPVVVADNKVAPPRRGDMKRSMEALIHHFKLYTEGVHVPAGEVYAAVEAPKGEFGVYLVADGTNKPYKCKIRAPGFAHLQAMDHICRGHLLADVSAILGSLDIVFGEVDR; via the coding sequence ATGAACGAGCAACCTGAACAGCTTCGCAACTTCACCATCAACTTTGGACCGCAGCATCCGGCGGCGCACGGCGTTCTGCGTCTTGTGCTCGAATTGGATGGCGAAGTCGTCGCCCGCGTCGATCCCCATATCGGCCTGCTTCACCGCGGCACCGAGAAGCTGATCGAGCAGAAGACCTATCTGCAGGCGATCCCTTATTTCGACCGGCTCGACTACGTCGCGCCGATGAACCAGGAGCATGCCTTCTGCCTCGCCGCCGAAAAGCTGCTCGGCATCGAGGTGCCGCGCCGCGGCCAGCTGATCCGCGTGCTCTATTGCGAGATCGGCCGCATCCTCTCGCACCTGCTCAACGTCACCACGCAGGCGATGGACGTCGGTGCGCTGACCCCGCCGCTGTGGGGTTTCGAAGAGCGCGAGAAGTTGATGGTGTTCTACGAGCGCGCCTCGGGCAGCCGCATGCATGCAGCCTTCTTCCGCGTCGGCGGCGTGCATCAGGATCTGCCGCAGAAGCTGGTCGACGACATCGAGGCCTGGTGCGATCCGTTCCTCAAGGTCGTGGACGACCTCGACCGCCTGCTCACCGCCAACCGCATCTTCAAGCAGCGCAACGTCGATATCGGCGTGGTGCCGCTGAAGGAAGCCTGGGAGTGGGGCTTCTCGGGCGTGATGGTGCGCGGCTCGGGCGCGGCTTGGGATTTGCGCAAGTCGCAGCCCTATGAGTGCTACGCCGAGATGGATTTCGACATTCCGATCGGCAAGAACGGCGACTGCTACGACCGCTATCTGATCCGCATGGAAGAGATGCGCCAGTCCGTGCGCATCATGAAGCAGTGCCTTCAGAAGCTGAACGCGCCGGACGGGAAGGGCCCCGTCGTCGTCGCCGACAACAAGGTCGCGCCGCCGCGCCGCGGCGACATGAAGCGCTCGATGGAAGCGCTGATCCACCACTTCAAGCTCTACACCGAAGGCGTTCACGTGCCGGCCGGCGAAGTCTACGCCGCGGTCGAGGCGCCCAAGGGCGAGTTCGGCGTCTATCTCGTCGCCGACGGCACCAACAAGCCCTACAAGTGCAAGATCCGCGCGCCAGGCTTTGCCCATCTGCAGGCGATGGATCACATCTGCCGCGGCCATCTGCTCGCCGACGTCTCGGCGATCCTCGGCTCGCTCGACATCGTGTTCGGAGAGGTCGATCGGTGA